One window from the genome of Pararhizobium gei encodes:
- a CDS encoding transglycosylase domain-containing protein — translation MAGKRKSPKRVEPSFEGARGRDDSDLRADVKDRFGATGRAGSRSAAKKGRDKGAGHSGSRSGLTGAVRALVYWCIVLGIWGAIGVGGLVLYYGARMPSATSWAIPDRPPNVKILAVSGDIIANRGATGGEALSLENMSPYIPQAVIAIEDRRFYAHFGVDPLGLARAMLTNVTAGRMMQGGSTITQQLAKNMFLSPARTLERKVQEVLLSVWLEQKYTKDQILAMYLNRVFFGSNAYGVEAASRRYFNKSARDVNLGEAALLAGLLKAPSRLSPARDPKAAEERAQLVLGAMREEGFITESEIKTAMSQPPTEAKSFWSGAQYYVADMVMDQLPGMIGAIDQDLLVETTLDLDLEKKAEETLAASLDESGKKLNVSQAALVSIDGTGAIRALVGGRDYAESQFDRAVKAKRQPGSAFKPFVYAAALEIGRTPASVRNDAPVRIGNWTPENYDEKYRGEVSLSSALANSLNTIAAQLVMEVGPQNVIKLAHRLGIESDMQSNASIALGTSEVSLVELTSAYAPFMNGGFKATPHVIRRISTADGTVLYENTYDNPPRVLDPAVVSEMNQMMVGVIERGTGKAAKLKGWQAAGKSGTTQSFRDALFVGFTSNLTTGIWFGNDDGKSMKKVTGGGLPAKAWHDYMTAAHEGLSPSPVFGTTGVQPTFDPAQASPETIGDLLSGTAGNGEPDAFPPAPVAAERETAGPAADTGNPDLVPPADVGQTTGATRRTTLFDFLTGG, via the coding sequence ATGGCAGGCAAACGCAAATCACCGAAACGAGTCGAACCGTCCTTCGAGGGCGCGCGCGGACGCGACGACAGTGACCTGAGGGCGGATGTAAAAGATCGCTTCGGCGCTACTGGCAGGGCCGGATCCAGGTCTGCGGCAAAAAAGGGCCGCGACAAGGGTGCTGGTCACAGCGGTTCGCGCAGCGGCCTGACGGGCGCTGTTCGCGCTCTCGTCTACTGGTGCATCGTGCTTGGCATATGGGGCGCGATCGGCGTCGGCGGGCTTGTGCTTTATTACGGCGCGCGCATGCCGAGCGCGACCAGCTGGGCCATTCCCGACCGGCCACCCAATGTCAAGATTCTTGCGGTCAGCGGGGACATCATCGCCAACCGGGGTGCGACCGGCGGCGAGGCGCTGTCGCTTGAAAACATGTCGCCCTATATTCCGCAGGCGGTCATCGCCATCGAGGATCGCCGTTTCTACGCGCATTTCGGGGTTGATCCGCTGGGTCTCGCCCGCGCCATGCTGACCAATGTCACCGCCGGACGCATGATGCAGGGCGGATCCACGATTACCCAGCAGCTCGCCAAGAACATGTTTCTGTCACCTGCGCGCACTCTGGAGCGCAAGGTTCAGGAAGTCCTGCTCTCCGTCTGGCTGGAGCAGAAATACACCAAGGACCAGATCCTGGCGATGTATCTGAACCGGGTGTTCTTCGGCTCCAATGCCTATGGCGTCGAAGCGGCGTCGCGTCGCTATTTCAACAAGTCGGCGAGGGACGTCAACCTGGGCGAGGCGGCCCTGCTGGCCGGCCTTCTGAAGGCGCCGTCGCGCCTGTCTCCGGCGCGGGATCCAAAGGCTGCGGAAGAGCGCGCCCAGCTGGTCCTTGGCGCCATGCGCGAAGAGGGCTTCATCACCGAGTCGGAGATCAAGACGGCTATGTCGCAGCCGCCGACCGAGGCGAAGAGCTTCTGGTCCGGCGCGCAGTACTATGTCGCCGATATGGTCATGGATCAGCTCCCTGGGATGATCGGCGCGATCGATCAGGATCTCCTGGTCGAAACGACCCTCGATCTTGATCTGGAGAAAAAAGCCGAAGAGACGCTGGCAGCCAGTCTGGACGAATCCGGCAAGAAGCTGAATGTCAGTCAGGCGGCGCTCGTCTCCATCGATGGCACGGGCGCAATCCGGGCGCTCGTCGGCGGCCGCGATTATGCCGAAAGCCAGTTCGACCGCGCCGTCAAGGCCAAGCGCCAGCCGGGCTCCGCCTTCAAGCCCTTCGTTTATGCGGCGGCTCTTGAAATCGGCCGGACACCGGCATCCGTCCGCAACGATGCCCCGGTGCGTATCGGCAACTGGACGCCGGAAAACTACGATGAGAAATACCGCGGCGAGGTGTCTCTCTCGTCCGCGCTCGCCAATTCGTTGAATACCATCGCCGCGCAGCTCGTGATGGAAGTAGGGCCGCAAAACGTCATCAAGCTTGCCCATCGGCTGGGAATCGAATCGGATATGCAGTCCAACGCCTCGATTGCGCTTGGGACGTCGGAGGTAAGCCTTGTGGAACTGACATCCGCCTATGCGCCTTTCATGAATGGCGGGTTCAAGGCCACCCCGCATGTCATCCGGCGGATTTCCACCGCCGACGGCACCGTGCTCTATGAAAATACCTACGACAATCCGCCGCGCGTTCTGGATCCCGCTGTCGTCAGCGAGATGAACCAGATGATGGTCGGCGTCATCGAGCGCGGCACCGGCAAGGCTGCAAAACTGAAGGGCTGGCAGGCGGCGGGAAAATCCGGCACCACGCAATCCTTCCGGGATGCGCTGTTCGTCGGCTTCACCAGCAATCTCACCACCGGTATCTGGTTCGGCAATGATGACGGGAAGTCGATGAAGAAAGTCACCGGCGGCGGCCTTCCGGCCAAGGCCTGGCATGACTATATGACCGCTGCCCATGAAGGTCTGTCGCCATCACCGGTCTTCGGAACCACGGGTGTGCAACCGACATTCGATCCGGCTCAGGCCAGCCCCGAAACCATCGGCGATCTTCTGTCCGGTACAGCCGGGAACGGCGAACCGGACGCCTTTCCGCCCGCGCCTGTCGCTGCTGAAAGGGAGACAGCCGGGCCAGCCGCCGACACCGGCAATCCCGATTTGGTGCCGCCCGCGGATGTCGGGCAGACCACGGGCGCGACGCGCCGGACGACCCTGTTCGATTTCCTCACCGGCGGTTGA
- the dnaK gene encoding molecular chaperone DnaK: protein MAKVIGIDLGTTNSCVAVMDGKDAKVIENAEGARTTPSIVAFNDDGERLTGQPAKRQAVTNPENTIFAVKRLIGRTFQDPTTQKDKAMVPYKIVKADNNDAWVEAHGQNYSPSQISAMILQKMKETAESYLGEKVTQAVITVPAYFNDAQRQATKDAGKIAGLEVLRIINEPTAAALAYGLDKKDGKTIAVYDLGGGTFDISVLEIGDGVFEVKSTNGDTFLGGEDFDMRLVEYFAAEFKKDQGIDLKTDKLALQRLKEAAEKAKIELSASQQTEINLPFITADASGPKHLTMKLSRAKFESLVDDLVQRTMAPCRAALKDAGVTAAEIDEVVLVGGMSRMPKVQEVVKQLFGKEPHKGVNPDEVVALGAAIQAGVLQGDVKDVLLLDVTPLSLGIETLGGVFTRLIERNTTIPTKKSQTFSTAEDSQNAVTIRVSQGEREMAQDNKLLGQFDLVGIPPAPRGVPQIEVTFDIDANGIVQVSAKDKGTGKEHQIRIQASGGLSDADIEKMVKDAEANAETDKKRREGVEARNQAESLIHSSEKSLKEYGDKVTEAERTAISDAIASLKTTVEASEPDAEDIKAKTQVLLEASMKLGQAMYESQQTEAANADAQADAARDGDILDADYEEVNDEDDRKKSA from the coding sequence ATGGCTAAAGTAATCGGTATCGATCTGGGAACGACCAATTCCTGCGTCGCCGTCATGGACGGCAAGGACGCGAAGGTCATTGAGAATGCGGAAGGCGCCCGCACGACCCCATCCATCGTTGCCTTCAACGATGACGGTGAGCGTTTGACGGGCCAGCCGGCAAAGCGCCAGGCCGTGACCAACCCGGAGAACACCATTTTCGCGGTCAAGCGACTGATCGGCCGTACCTTCCAGGACCCGACGACGCAAAAAGATAAGGCCATGGTGCCCTACAAGATCGTCAAGGCCGACAACAACGATGCCTGGGTTGAAGCCCACGGCCAGAATTATTCCCCGTCGCAGATTTCTGCCATGATCCTTCAGAAGATGAAGGAAACGGCTGAATCCTATCTTGGCGAAAAAGTAACTCAAGCCGTCATTACCGTTCCGGCCTATTTCAACGATGCCCAGCGTCAGGCAACCAAGGATGCCGGCAAGATCGCCGGCCTTGAGGTGCTGCGCATAATCAACGAGCCGACGGCTGCAGCGCTTGCCTATGGCCTTGACAAGAAGGATGGCAAGACCATCGCCGTCTACGATCTGGGTGGCGGTACTTTCGATATTTCGGTTCTCGAAATCGGCGACGGCGTCTTCGAAGTGAAGTCGACCAACGGCGACACCTTCCTTGGTGGTGAAGACTTCGACATGCGTCTCGTCGAGTATTTCGCAGCCGAGTTCAAGAAGGATCAGGGCATCGATCTGAAGACCGACAAGCTGGCTCTGCAGCGCCTCAAGGAAGCTGCCGAAAAGGCAAAGATCGAGCTGTCCGCTTCGCAGCAGACCGAAATCAACCTGCCGTTCATCACGGCCGATGCGTCCGGCCCCAAGCATCTGACCATGAAGCTGTCGCGTGCCAAGTTCGAAAGCCTGGTCGATGATCTCGTTCAACGCACGATGGCCCCGTGCCGTGCAGCCCTCAAGGATGCCGGTGTCACAGCGGCCGAGATCGACGAAGTCGTTCTGGTCGGTGGCATGAGCCGCATGCCGAAGGTGCAGGAAGTCGTCAAGCAGCTGTTCGGCAAGGAGCCGCACAAGGGTGTCAACCCGGATGAAGTGGTCGCACTCGGCGCCGCCATCCAGGCAGGCGTTCTCCAGGGCGACGTTAAGGACGTGCTGCTTCTCGACGTAACCCCGCTGTCGCTCGGCATCGAAACGCTCGGCGGCGTGTTCACCCGTCTCATCGAGCGCAACACGACGATCCCGACGAAGAAGTCGCAGACTTTCTCGACGGCTGAAGACAGCCAGAACGCTGTCACCATCCGTGTAAGCCAGGGCGAGCGCGAAATGGCGCAGGACAACAAGCTGCTCGGCCAGTTCGATCTTGTCGGCATACCACCGGCGCCGCGTGGCGTTCCGCAGATCGAAGTCACCTTCGATATCGACGCCAACGGGATCGTGCAGGTGTCGGCCAAGGACAAGGGCACCGGCAAGGAGCATCAGATCCGGATCCAGGCTTCGGGCGGTCTGTCCGACGCGGATATCGAGAAGATGGTCAAGGACGCCGAGGCCAATGCCGAGACCGACAAGAAGCGCCGTGAAGGCGTGGAGGCGCGCAACCAGGCCGAAAGCCTGATCCATTCCTCTGAGAAATCCCTCAAGGAATATGGCGACAAGGTCACGGAAGCCGAACGGACGGCGATTTCCGATGCGATCGCATCGCTGAAGACCACCGTCGAAGCCTCCGAGCCGGATGCCGAAGACATCAAGGCAAAGACGCAGGTTCTGCTGGAAGCGTCGATGAAGCTCGGACAGGCGATGTATGAATCGCAGCAGACGGAAGCAGCCAATGCCGATGCGCAGGCTGACGCTGCCCGCGACGGCGATATCCTCGACGCCGACTACGAAGAGGTCAACGACGAGGACGACCGCAAGAAGTCTGCCTAA
- the dnaJ gene encoding molecular chaperone DnaJ: MKRDLYELLGVAKTADEKELKSAFRKLAMKYHPDKNPGDKESEKTFKEINEAYETLKDPQKRAAYDRYGHAAFENGGPGAGGAGFGAAGAGGFSDIFEDIFGEMMGGARQQRRSSGGRERGADLRYNMEISLEEAFNGKTAQIRVPTSITCDVCTGTGAKPGTKPQTCATCQGSGRVRAAQGFFSIERTCPTCHGRGQTISDPCTKCHGQGRVTEERALSVNIPSGIEDGTRIRLSGEGEAGLRGGPAGDLYIFLSVKPHEFYQRDGADLYCSVPISMTTAALGGKFDVQTLDGTKSRVTVPEGTQAGKQFRLKGKGMPVLRSTQLGDLYIQIQIETPQKLTKRQRELLKEFEELSSKENNPESAGFFSRMKDFFDIE; this comes from the coding sequence ATGAAACGTGATCTTTACGAACTGCTCGGTGTTGCGAAGACAGCGGACGAGAAGGAGCTGAAAAGCGCGTTCCGCAAGCTGGCGATGAAATATCACCCGGACAAGAATCCGGGCGATAAGGAGTCGGAAAAGACCTTCAAGGAAATCAACGAAGCCTATGAGACGCTGAAGGATCCGCAGAAGCGGGCAGCCTATGACCGTTATGGCCACGCGGCATTCGAGAACGGTGGCCCAGGTGCCGGCGGTGCCGGGTTCGGCGCTGCGGGTGCGGGCGGCTTCTCGGATATTTTCGAGGATATTTTCGGCGAGATGATGGGCGGTGCCCGTCAGCAGCGTCGGTCCTCCGGCGGACGCGAGCGCGGCGCCGACCTGCGCTACAATATGGAAATTTCGCTCGAGGAAGCCTTCAACGGCAAGACCGCGCAGATCCGCGTACCGACCTCGATCACCTGCGATGTCTGCACGGGCACCGGAGCAAAACCCGGAACCAAGCCCCAGACCTGCGCCACCTGCCAGGGATCGGGCCGCGTGCGCGCGGCGCAGGGGTTCTTTTCCATCGAGCGGACCTGCCCGACTTGCCACGGCCGCGGTCAGACGATTTCGGATCCCTGCACGAAATGCCATGGCCAGGGCCGCGTAACGGAAGAGCGCGCTCTTTCCGTCAACATTCCCTCGGGCATTGAGGACGGCACGCGCATCCGCCTGTCGGGCGAGGGCGAAGCCGGACTGCGCGGCGGGCCTGCCGGCGACCTCTATATTTTCCTGTCGGTCAAGCCGCATGAATTCTATCAACGAGATGGTGCCGACCTCTATTGCAGTGTGCCGATCTCCATGACGACCGCGGCGCTTGGCGGCAAGTTCGACGTTCAGACATTGGACGGAACCAAGTCGCGTGTGACCGTGCCGGAGGGGACACAGGCCGGCAAGCAGTTCCGGCTGAAGGGCAAGGGCATGCCCGTGCTGCGGTCCACCCAGCTTGGCGATCTCTATATCCAGATCCAGATCGAGACGCCGCAAAAGCTCACCAAGCGCCAGCGCGAGCTTTTGAAGGAGTTCGAGGAACTGTCGTCCAAGGAAAACAATCCGGAATCGGCCGGCTTCTTCTCCCGCATGAAGGATTTCTTCGACATCGAATGA
- the recF gene encoding DNA replication/repair protein RecF (All proteins in this family for which functions are known are DNA-binding proteins that assist the filamentation of RecA onto DNA for the initiation of recombination or recombinational repair.), translating into MPHKVFLNRLKLGDFRNYAGLSLELDARHVVLTGENGAGKTNLIEAVSFLSPGRGLRRAAYADAARVGADNGFSVFAALEGMDGPVEIGTGTAGTEEGQSRRLRLNGTPAKTIDELLDHLRVLWLTPAMDGLFTGGSSDRRRFLDRLVLSLDPQHGRRATDYERAMRSRNRLLSEGRADPVWLTGLERQMAELGISMALARQEMLGLLGGLVDKNQQGVFPAADLALSGFLDGEWHRPAFDLEEQYLETMKNGRYRDAAAGRTLDGPHRTDLLIRHRAKDMEAERCSTGEQKALLVGLILAHARLVTNMTGHAPVLLLDEIAAHLDERRRAALFDLVDDLGGQAFMTGTDRSMFSALGDRARYLTVASGSVSG; encoded by the coding sequence ATGCCGCACAAGGTTTTTCTCAATCGCCTGAAGCTCGGTGATTTCCGCAATTACGCGGGCCTGTCGCTCGAGCTCGATGCGCGGCATGTGGTTCTCACCGGCGAGAACGGCGCTGGAAAGACCAACCTCATAGAGGCCGTTTCCTTCCTTTCTCCCGGCCGTGGCCTGCGCCGGGCCGCCTATGCCGATGCCGCACGGGTCGGAGCCGACAATGGCTTCTCGGTCTTTGCCGCCCTTGAGGGCATGGATGGCCCCGTAGAGATCGGCACAGGAACGGCCGGTACAGAGGAGGGGCAGTCGCGCCGTCTGCGCTTGAACGGCACCCCTGCAAAAACCATTGACGAACTTCTCGACCATTTGCGTGTGCTCTGGCTGACGCCCGCCATGGACGGTCTTTTTACCGGCGGGTCGAGCGATCGGCGCCGCTTTCTCGACCGGCTTGTCCTGTCGCTCGATCCGCAACATGGCCGCCGCGCCACGGATTACGAGCGCGCCATGCGCAGCCGCAACAGGCTGCTGTCGGAAGGACGGGCCGATCCGGTCTGGCTGACGGGGCTGGAGCGGCAGATGGCGGAACTGGGAATTTCCATGGCGCTTGCCCGCCAGGAGATGCTTGGGCTTCTCGGCGGGCTTGTGGATAAAAACCAGCAAGGCGTTTTCCCGGCTGCCGATCTGGCTTTGTCCGGTTTTCTCGATGGCGAGTGGCATCGTCCTGCCTTCGATCTCGAGGAGCAATATCTGGAGACGATGAAGAACGGACGATACCGCGATGCGGCTGCCGGACGAACGCTGGATGGCCCGCACCGCACCGATCTCCTGATCCGCCACAGGGCGAAGGACATGGAGGCGGAGCGCTGTTCGACCGGCGAACAGAAGGCGTTGCTTGTGGGTCTGATCCTCGCCCATGCGCGTCTGGTGACGAATATGACAGGACATGCGCCGGTCCTCCTGCTGGACGAGATTGCAGCCCATCTGGACGAGAGGCGGCGGGCCGCTCTTTTCGATCTGGTCGATGATCTCGGCGGCCAGGCTTTTATGACCGGCACTGACAGGTCGATGTTTTCCGCGCTCGGCGACCGGGCGCGCTATCTGACGGTTGCCAGTGGCAGCGTTTCAGGGTGA
- the moeB gene encoding molybdopterin-synthase adenylyltransferase MoeB, whose product MSTQPLDRNEIQRYARHIILPEIGGSGQQALKAARVLVIGAGGLGAPVLQYLAAAGVGTLGIVDDDTVSLSNLQRQVIHATADIGKTKTDSAADFIARLNPHVLVNRHELRLDAANAAALLSGYDIVADGSDNFETRYLVADTAERLQITLVAGAVGRFDGSLTVLRPWKIAGNGRRNPSFRDLFPAPPPPGVVPSCAEAGVVGALTGVIGTLQAMEVIKLITGAGEPLIGRLLMYDALAARFETIKYRRKAG is encoded by the coding sequence ATGAGCACGCAACCTCTCGACCGGAACGAAATCCAGCGCTATGCCCGCCACATCATCCTGCCGGAAATCGGCGGGAGCGGACAACAGGCGCTGAAGGCCGCGCGGGTTCTCGTCATCGGCGCGGGTGGGCTTGGCGCCCCGGTGCTTCAGTATTTGGCCGCGGCGGGGGTGGGCACGCTCGGCATCGTTGATGACGACACCGTGTCCCTGTCGAACCTTCAGCGGCAAGTAATCCATGCCACCGCGGATATCGGCAAGACCAAGACCGACAGCGCCGCGGATTTCATCGCGCGGCTCAATCCGCATGTCCTGGTCAACCGCCATGAATTGCGGCTCGACGCGGCGAATGCGGCGGCGCTGCTGTCCGGCTATGATATCGTCGCCGACGGTTCCGACAATTTCGAGACGCGCTATCTCGTCGCCGACACGGCCGAACGGCTGCAGATCACGCTGGTCGCCGGTGCGGTCGGCCGCTTCGACGGTTCGCTTACCGTCCTCCGGCCCTGGAAGATAGCCGGCAATGGACGGCGGAATCCGAGTTTCCGTGATCTCTTCCCAGCGCCCCCGCCGCCGGGCGTCGTCCCGAGTTGCGCGGAGGCCGGTGTCGTCGGCGCGCTGACGGGCGTCATCGGTACATTGCAGGCGATGGAAGTCATCAAACTGATTACCGGTGCCGGCGAGCCGCTGATCGGTCGCTTGTTGATGTATGACGCCCTGGCAGCCCGGTTCGAGACGATCAAATATCGAAGGAAGGCTGGCTGA
- a CDS encoding 2-hydroxyacid dehydrogenase yields the protein MTQKKKPRVYISRKLPDVVETRMRELFDAELNIDDTPRSQPELVAAVKRVDVLVPTLTDRIDAALIEQAGPQLKLIASFSNGVDHIDIDAAARHGITVTNTPNVLTEDTADMTMALILAVPRRLAEGANILADRRGEWAGWSPTWMLGRRISGKRIGIVGMGRIGTAVARRAKAFGLSIHYHNRKHVSVATEESLEATYWDSLDQMLARVDIVSVNCPSTPATFHLLSARRLALMQPTSYLVNTARGSIVDETALIKCLREGKIAGAGLDVFENEPAVNPKLVKLATEGKVVLLPHMGSATLEGRIDMGEKVVINIRAFFDGHRPPDRVLPNRA from the coding sequence ATGACACAAAAGAAAAAGCCCAGGGTCTATATCAGCCGCAAGCTGCCGGATGTCGTTGAAACGCGCATGCGGGAACTGTTCGACGCTGAACTGAACATAGACGACACGCCGCGCAGCCAGCCGGAACTTGTCGCAGCCGTCAAGCGCGTCGATGTTCTCGTACCGACCCTCACCGACAGGATCGACGCCGCGCTGATCGAGCAGGCGGGGCCTCAGTTGAAGCTGATCGCCAGTTTCTCCAACGGCGTAGACCATATCGATATCGATGCGGCGGCGCGGCATGGCATCACCGTTACCAATACGCCGAATGTTCTGACCGAAGACACGGCCGACATGACCATGGCCCTGATCCTTGCCGTTCCCCGGCGCCTTGCCGAGGGCGCCAATATCCTCGCAGACAGGCGTGGCGAATGGGCCGGATGGTCGCCGACCTGGATGCTGGGCCGGCGGATTTCCGGCAAGCGGATCGGCATTGTCGGCATGGGCCGCATCGGCACCGCCGTCGCCCGCAGGGCCAAGGCCTTCGGCCTGTCCATCCATTACCACAACCGCAAGCATGTCAGCGTTGCGACCGAGGAGAGCCTGGAAGCGACCTATTGGGACAGCCTCGACCAGATGCTGGCCCGCGTCGATATCGTCTCGGTAAACTGCCCTTCGACGCCGGCAACCTTTCACCTCCTGTCGGCGCGCCGGCTGGCGCTGATGCAACCGACGAGCTATCTCGTCAACACGGCCCGCGGCAGCATCGTCGATGAAACCGCCCTGATAAAATGCCTGCGCGAGGGAAAGATCGCCGGCGCCGGGCTCGACGTCTTCGAGAACGAACCCGCCGTCAACCCGAAGCTGGTGAAGCTGGCGACGGAAGGCAAGGTCGTGCTTCTGCCGCATATGGGGTCGGCGACGCTCGAAGGCCGGATCGATATGGGCGAAAAGGTGGTCATCAATATCCGCGCCTTCTTCGATGGACACCGACCTCCCGACCGGGTGCTGCCGAACCGGGCGTGA